In the Methylomonas rhizoryzae genome, one interval contains:
- a CDS encoding DedA family protein produces MDFQQLIIDYGYWALLVGTFLEGETILVIAGLFAHLGYLQLPWVVCTAFAGTFAGDQLFFHLGRHKGIAFLEKRPLWHRKADKVFKLLHRHPLKIVLGFRFLYGIRNVTPFVIGASGLHSGKFFALNGLGALLWAIAVGYLGYEFGDIAHTFLGDIKQYERHLLIGLLVLGAFLFWRSSRNSEKTE; encoded by the coding sequence ATGGATTTTCAACAACTGATCATCGATTACGGTTATTGGGCGCTTTTGGTAGGTACTTTTCTGGAGGGCGAAACCATCTTGGTGATCGCCGGTCTTTTTGCACACTTAGGCTATCTGCAGCTGCCCTGGGTTGTGTGTACCGCTTTTGCGGGAACTTTTGCCGGCGACCAGCTGTTTTTCCATCTTGGCCGCCACAAAGGTATCGCTTTTCTGGAAAAACGCCCGCTTTGGCACCGTAAAGCCGACAAGGTATTCAAATTGCTGCACCGGCATCCACTTAAAATCGTGTTGGGTTTTCGTTTTTTATACGGTATACGCAACGTAACCCCGTTCGTTATCGGCGCAAGCGGTTTGCATTCGGGTAAATTTTTCGCACTCAACGGCTTAGGTGCTCTGTTGTGGGCAATCGCCGTAGGCTATCTGGGGTACGAATTCGGCGATATTGCTCATACTTTTCTTGGCGACATCAAACAATACGAGCGCCACTTGCTCATTGGCTTGCTTGTGCTCGGCGCATTTCTGTTTTGGCGTTCTTCCCGCAACTCCGAAAAAACCGAATAA
- a CDS encoding Sec-independent protein translocase subunit TatA: MGFSIPHLLVVLAIALVVFGGKRLRNLGEDLGGAIKGFRQALKEGEAKQSEAGRSPDESD; this comes from the coding sequence ATGGGTTTCAGCATTCCGCATTTATTGGTCGTTTTAGCTATCGCACTGGTAGTTTTCGGCGGTAAGCGCCTAAGAAATTTGGGAGAGGATTTAGGCGGGGCAATCAAAGGTTTTAGGCAAGCTCTCAAAGAAGGCGAAGCCAAGCAAAGCGAGGCCGGTCGGTCTCCGGACGAATCGGATTGA
- the nhaD gene encoding sodium:proton antiporter NhaD — MAPYQLISALVLLLTAPVASWAGGSVESASRVDLTGHWIGFAAVAIFAIAYVLAMIEEVIELHKSKPMVLAASLIWGLIAGYYVYSGFDTQVGVAFRAVLEGYAELFLFIMVSMAYLNAMQDRGVFDSLRIWLLSKGFSYRQLFWITGVMSFALSSVCNNLTTALLMGAVIMAMGKDNPRFLGIACINIVVAANAGGSFSPFGDITTLLVWQSGVVPFADFYSLFIPAVVNFAIPAAIMHFWIPAQQPAAIGVAQPMKRGALSMVVLFLLTIVTAVCFENFLDLPPVAGMLAGLTYLKFLGFYLQKTEPKSEQNRFEYVYKFFDVELPKPAKPERFDVFKSVADLEWDTLLFFYGVMVSVGGLSFIGYLTLMSDVLYAGMDPTYANILVGILSAFIDNGTIMFAVLTMHPDISEGQWLLVTLTAGVGGSLLAIGSAAGVGLLGQMKGAYSFSRHLRWMPAILLGFAGSIAVHFLLNQRYF; from the coding sequence ATGGCCCCGTATCAACTGATCTCAGCACTTGTATTACTTTTGACCGCTCCCGTGGCTTCCTGGGCGGGGGGCTCGGTAGAGTCCGCATCCCGAGTCGATTTAACCGGCCATTGGATTGGCTTCGCCGCCGTTGCGATATTTGCCATCGCCTACGTGCTGGCCATGATCGAAGAAGTCATCGAACTGCATAAATCCAAACCGATGGTGTTGGCCGCTAGTTTGATTTGGGGACTGATAGCCGGCTATTACGTTTACAGCGGTTTCGATACCCAAGTAGGCGTAGCCTTTAGAGCGGTACTGGAAGGCTATGCCGAACTGTTCTTGTTCATCATGGTATCCATGGCTTATTTGAACGCCATGCAAGACCGCGGGGTATTCGACAGTTTGCGGATATGGCTGTTGAGCAAGGGCTTCAGTTACCGACAATTGTTCTGGATTACCGGGGTGATGTCGTTTGCACTGTCGTCGGTGTGCAACAATTTAACGACCGCCTTGTTGATGGGTGCGGTTATCATGGCCATGGGCAAAGACAATCCGCGTTTCTTAGGCATCGCCTGCATCAATATCGTGGTCGCGGCCAACGCCGGTGGTTCGTTCAGCCCGTTCGGCGACATTACCACCTTGTTGGTTTGGCAAAGCGGAGTGGTGCCGTTTGCCGATTTTTACAGCCTATTCATTCCCGCCGTGGTCAACTTCGCGATTCCGGCCGCGATCATGCATTTTTGGATACCGGCGCAGCAGCCGGCCGCAATCGGCGTGGCCCAACCGATGAAACGCGGCGCTCTGTCTATGGTCGTTCTGTTTTTATTGACCATCGTTACGGCGGTGTGCTTTGAGAATTTTCTGGATTTGCCGCCGGTCGCCGGCATGCTGGCCGGCCTGACTTACCTGAAATTCCTAGGTTTTTACCTGCAGAAAACCGAGCCGAAGTCCGAACAAAACCGCTTCGAGTACGTGTACAAGTTTTTCGACGTCGAATTGCCGAAACCGGCCAAACCCGAGCGGTTCGACGTTTTTAAAAGTGTGGCGGATTTGGAATGGGACACACTATTGTTTTTTTACGGTGTTATGGTTAGCGTCGGCGGCTTGAGCTTCATCGGTTATTTAACTTTGATGTCCGATGTGCTTTACGCGGGCATGGATCCGACTTACGCTAATATACTGGTCGGGATTTTGTCGGCCTTCATCGATAACGGTACCATCATGTTTGCGGTATTGACCATGCATCCCGATATTTCGGAAGGCCAATGGTTGTTGGTGACTTTGACGGCCGGCGTCGGCGGTAGCTTATTGGCAATAGGTTCCGCCGCCGGCGTCGGTTTATTGGGGCAGATGAAAGGCGCTTACAGCTTTAGCCGGCATTTGCGTTGGATGCCGGCCATTCTTTTGGGATTTGCCGGCAGCATTGCCGTGCATTTTTTGCTCAACCAACGGTATTTTTGA
- the pgaB gene encoding poly-beta-1,6-N-acetyl-D-glucosamine N-deacetylase PgaB, with protein MLRILIAVFLLLATGVSYPRANEVPGFLVLNYHDILEEEERVPPFDRIAVNKDHLEQHFAWLKKNDYRVVSIQDLLDAAKGEKSLPPRAVLLTFDDGYLSFYNRAMPLLKKYRYPATLAVVGTWLEGQDTAGVKPLMSAAQIREVMASGLVEIASHSHDLHHGIPMNPLGDKHSAVTSRLYNSEYEEYEKDEDYRKRIFQEVEKSSERLFQLVGVRPRVMVWPYGEYNAIALEAAKQYGITLTMGLNDGSNTLADLGVMKRLMITDDVNGEQFGRIVTSQRQHLPLRVAHVDLDYIYDDDNVQTERNLKALVERIKASGANTVYLQAFSDPDGDGNADALYFNNRHLPVRQDLFSHAALLLRTKANVKVYAWLPIMAYKADVPLKWYVKEWRDGGPQFSRHIYTRLSPFNPEARQFIGDIYEDLAKYCDFNGILFHDDGILSDFEDVSAPAMEVAHTLWGLPDNFDALHATPASRMAWAQHKTEWIGQFTDYLTDRVRYYRPYVKTARNFYALPLLKPYSEEWYAQSLPSFMKHYDYIAIEAMPFMEEADNPKQWLSELVKKTAEYPGAIDKMVFELQAVDWKKQRDLPMPTFIEQFELLKKLGAKHIGYYPDNVHHDHPKLSDLQRFFSVANPD; from the coding sequence ATGTTACGAATATTGATTGCTGTCTTTTTGTTATTGGCTACCGGCGTATCTTACCCGCGTGCTAACGAAGTTCCCGGATTTTTAGTACTGAATTACCACGACATATTGGAAGAGGAAGAACGCGTACCGCCGTTCGACCGCATCGCCGTCAATAAAGACCATTTAGAACAACATTTTGCCTGGCTGAAGAAAAACGATTACCGGGTAGTTAGCATTCAAGACTTGTTGGACGCCGCCAAAGGCGAGAAATCCTTACCCCCACGCGCCGTTCTGCTGACGTTCGACGACGGTTATCTGAGTTTTTACAACCGGGCCATGCCCTTGCTGAAAAAATACCGCTATCCGGCCACGCTGGCGGTGGTCGGCACTTGGCTGGAAGGGCAAGATACCGCAGGAGTCAAACCCTTGATGAGCGCGGCGCAAATCCGCGAGGTGATGGCGTCAGGCCTGGTCGAAATCGCCAGTCACAGCCACGACCTGCACCACGGCATTCCGATGAATCCGCTAGGCGACAAACACAGCGCGGTCACTTCGCGTTTGTACAATAGCGAATACGAAGAATACGAAAAAGACGAAGATTACCGAAAGCGCATATTCCAGGAAGTCGAAAAAAGCTCGGAGCGCTTGTTCCAACTGGTAGGCGTACGGCCGCGGGTCATGGTGTGGCCGTATGGCGAATACAACGCCATCGCGCTGGAAGCGGCCAAACAATACGGCATAACCTTAACCATGGGGCTTAACGACGGCAGCAATACCCTAGCCGACCTCGGCGTCATGAAGCGGCTGATGATCACCGACGACGTCAACGGCGAGCAATTCGGCCGTATCGTTACCTCCCAACGTCAGCATTTGCCGCTACGGGTCGCGCACGTGGATTTGGATTACATTTACGACGACGATAACGTGCAAACCGAGCGTAATTTGAAAGCCCTGGTGGAAAGAATCAAAGCCAGCGGCGCCAACACCGTATACTTGCAGGCGTTTTCCGACCCGGACGGCGACGGCAATGCCGACGCTTTGTACTTTAACAACCGCCATTTGCCGGTCAGGCAGGATTTGTTCAGCCACGCCGCCTTGCTACTGCGCACCAAGGCCAACGTCAAAGTCTATGCTTGGCTGCCCATCATGGCTTACAAGGCCGACGTGCCGTTGAAATGGTACGTCAAGGAATGGCGCGACGGCGGTCCGCAGTTTTCCCGCCACATCTACACCCGGCTATCGCCGTTCAATCCGGAAGCGCGGCAGTTCATCGGCGATATTTACGAAGACTTGGCCAAATATTGCGATTTTAACGGCATACTGTTTCACGACGACGGCATTTTGTCGGATTTCGAAGACGTGTCGGCGCCGGCCATGGAAGTCGCGCATACTCTGTGGGGATTGCCGGATAATTTCGATGCCTTGCACGCCACACCGGCCTCGCGCATGGCTTGGGCGCAACATAAAACCGAATGGATCGGTCAATTCACCGATTATTTGACCGACCGGGTACGTTATTACCGGCCTTACGTCAAAACCGCGCGCAATTTCTACGCCTTACCGTTACTAAAGCCCTACAGCGAAGAATGGTATGCCCAATCGTTACCGTCATTCATGAAACATTACGACTACATCGCCATCGAGGCCATGCCGTTTATGGAAGAAGCCGACAATCCCAAGCAGTGGCTGAGCGAATTGGTCAAAAAAACCGCCGAATACCCGGGCGCTATCGACAAGATGGTATTCGAGCTGCAAGCGGTGGACTGGAAAAAACAACGAGACCTGCCGATGCCGACCTTCATCGAGCAATTCGAGTTACTGAAAAAACTCGGTGCCAAGCACATCGGTTATTACCCGGACAACGTGCATCACGACCACCCCAAGCTGAGCGATTTGCAGCGTTTCTTTTCGGTCGCTAACCCGGATTGA
- the pgaC gene encoding poly-beta-1,6-N-acetyl-D-glucosamine synthase: MNEFLAQAWVQKLIDWWFMSRERLEDMPWPLWEEWLSRFVFYYPLLMAYVWMIGGIIYYLRWERRPHNLFSDLPELSEFPMVSILVPCYNEGENVRETIDYLLQQDYPNYEIIAVNDGSKDNTLAILCELAKQHERLRVVNLASNQGKAVGLRTAALLANSEYLIGIDGDALLAPNATAWMVKHFLDDPHVGAVTGNPRIRNRSTLLGKIQVGEFSAIVGMIKRAQRAYGHVFTVSGVIAGFRKTALHEVGYWSPDMVTEDIDISWKMQLAGWRIRFEPNALCWVLMPETVKGLWKQRSRWAQGGVEVLLRYFSRLWRWRARGMWPLYLECLVSLSWAFLVVGMLASAPLEWLAAKQPAEALEDLSPHWTSMLLCVTCLIQFWVSLAIDSIYEKRSGSNAQHYYWMIWYPIVYWLINVGTTINGCIKALRKKKGQRAVWVTLDRGLRQK, from the coding sequence ATGAACGAATTTCTGGCGCAAGCCTGGGTGCAAAAACTGATCGACTGGTGGTTCATGAGTCGGGAGCGCTTGGAGGATATGCCTTGGCCGCTTTGGGAAGAGTGGCTGTCGCGCTTCGTATTTTATTACCCCTTGCTGATGGCCTATGTATGGATGATAGGCGGCATAATCTACTACTTACGTTGGGAAAGGCGGCCGCACAATCTGTTCAGCGACTTGCCTGAGCTGAGCGAGTTTCCGATGGTATCCATTCTGGTGCCTTGCTACAACGAGGGAGAAAACGTCAGAGAAACCATAGATTATTTGTTGCAACAGGACTACCCGAACTACGAAATCATCGCCGTCAACGACGGCAGCAAAGATAACACGTTAGCCATTTTGTGCGAATTGGCTAAACAACACGAGCGCTTGCGGGTAGTCAATCTGGCCAGCAACCAAGGCAAGGCCGTCGGCTTGCGCACCGCCGCACTGTTGGCCAACAGCGAATACTTGATCGGCATAGACGGCGATGCCTTGTTGGCGCCCAACGCCACGGCCTGGATGGTCAAACATTTTCTGGACGATCCGCACGTCGGTGCCGTCACCGGCAATCCGCGCATCCGCAACCGTTCCACCCTGCTGGGCAAAATTCAGGTCGGCGAATTTTCCGCCATCGTCGGCATGATCAAACGCGCGCAACGCGCTTACGGCCATGTATTTACCGTCTCGGGCGTGATTGCCGGTTTTCGCAAAACCGCGCTGCACGAAGTCGGCTATTGGAGCCCGGACATGGTGACCGAGGACATCGACATCAGCTGGAAAATGCAACTGGCCGGCTGGCGCATCCGTTTCGAACCCAATGCTTTGTGCTGGGTGTTGATGCCGGAGACCGTCAAAGGCTTATGGAAACAGCGCAGCCGCTGGGCGCAAGGCGGCGTTGAAGTGCTGCTGCGCTATTTTTCGCGTTTGTGGCGTTGGCGCGCGCGCGGCATGTGGCCATTATATTTGGAATGTCTGGTCAGCTTGAGTTGGGCGTTTTTAGTGGTTGGCATGTTAGCGTCTGCGCCGCTGGAATGGCTGGCGGCCAAACAACCCGCGGAAGCCCTGGAAGATTTGTCGCCGCATTGGACCAGCATGTTGCTGTGCGTCACCTGTTTGATTCAGTTTTGGGTCAGTCTGGCCATCGATTCGATATATGAAAAGCGCAGCGGCAGTAACGCGCAACATTATTATTGGATGATCTGGTATCCGATCGTGTATTGGCTGATCAACGTAGGCACCACCATCAACGGCTGCATCAAAGCCTTGCGCAAGAAAAAAGGTCAGCGCGCGGTCTGGGTTACATTGGATAGAGGTTTACGGCAAAAATGA
- the pgaD gene encoding poly-beta-1,6-N-acetyl-D-glucosamine biosynthesis protein PgaD, giving the protein MKHVIIDQPHLQSAQQKLGSKLLALTSWLLWLYFLLPLFTLGGWLLGVKSLSDEIRWFGGYKTLLELLGMYCAIIVAIGLAWLLWSFFLSWLHASIRPQPHTQVSDADLSARFRVADAELKQARQAELVTVHFNEYAEIARLECQKAAANRTQVT; this is encoded by the coding sequence ATGAAGCACGTCATCATCGACCAACCGCATTTGCAAAGCGCACAACAAAAACTGGGCTCGAAGCTGTTGGCACTAACGAGCTGGCTGTTGTGGCTGTATTTTTTGTTGCCGCTGTTTACTTTAGGAGGCTGGCTACTGGGCGTCAAAAGTTTATCCGACGAAATCCGCTGGTTCGGCGGCTACAAAACCTTGCTGGAACTTTTGGGCATGTATTGCGCCATCATCGTAGCGATCGGTTTGGCTTGGCTGCTGTGGTCGTTTTTTTTATCCTGGCTGCATGCCTCCATCAGGCCGCAGCCACATACCCAAGTCAGCGACGCGGATTTGTCGGCGCGCTTTCGCGTCGCGGATGCCGAACTCAAACAAGCCCGGCAGGCCGAGCTGGTTACCGTGCACTTCAACGAATACGCCGAAATCGCCCGCTTGGAATGCCAAAAAGCTGCAGCGAACCGCACCCAGGTTACTTGA
- a CDS encoding ATP-binding protein → MRKSLRLKLFLTFLLTTLFVVAGMYLFMRWSLQRGFEELIESRQRERVENLIDSLSETYAETDSWEALGQNKPQWIHLLMQSDPRRNRPPRPWMARALLEPGNQWPPHIDSDHDRPRHYIPLELRAMLLRADKSLVFGRPELQAQLGLHPIESHGRTVGYLGLLPGRPDNHLNDIRFIEHQAQAFAWIALLMVALSAGLALLLAYVLGKPIKRIAAAAKQLAVGAYSIRLPVESADELGQLARDFNDMAAALEQSELTRRRWVADISHELRTPLAVLQGELEALQDGIRPLDAQALESLLADVLRLNRLTDDLYQLALSDQGALSYRKNDIDPLQVLTGDLAALLPAFQQKHISVELHDKTQRNLLLHADPDRLSQLFRNILNNSVNYTDPDGKLEIGVTIRGEKHLLIEFSDSAPGVSEADRLHLFERFYRVEGSRSRYYGGAGLGLAICSNIVAAHNGSISAHPSSLGGLAIRIELPIQPQ, encoded by the coding sequence GTGCGCAAATCCTTACGCCTAAAATTATTTCTAACCTTTTTACTAACCACATTGTTTGTCGTGGCCGGCATGTACCTGTTTATGCGCTGGTCGTTGCAACGCGGTTTCGAAGAATTAATCGAATCCCGTCAACGCGAGCGGGTGGAAAATTTAATCGACTCGTTAAGCGAAACCTACGCCGAAACCGACAGCTGGGAAGCGTTGGGCCAAAACAAACCGCAATGGATCCATCTGCTGATGCAATCCGACCCGCGCCGCAACAGGCCGCCGCGCCCCTGGATGGCTAGAGCCTTGCTGGAACCCGGCAACCAGTGGCCGCCGCACATCGACTCCGATCACGATCGTCCGCGTCATTACATTCCTTTGGAATTACGCGCCATGTTGCTGCGAGCCGACAAAAGCTTGGTATTCGGCCGGCCGGAATTGCAGGCGCAACTAGGCCTACATCCTATCGAGTCGCACGGCCGCACCGTCGGCTATTTGGGGCTATTGCCGGGCAGACCGGACAACCACTTAAACGATATTCGTTTTATAGAGCATCAAGCACAAGCTTTCGCTTGGATTGCGCTATTGATGGTCGCTTTATCCGCCGGTCTGGCGCTGTTGCTGGCTTACGTTTTAGGCAAACCGATCAAACGTATAGCCGCGGCTGCCAAACAATTGGCGGTGGGAGCTTATTCCATCCGCTTACCGGTCGAGTCGGCCGACGAATTAGGCCAGTTAGCCCGCGACTTTAACGACATGGCCGCCGCCTTGGAACAATCCGAACTGACCAGAAGACGCTGGGTAGCCGATATTTCTCATGAATTGCGAACCCCCCTGGCCGTGCTGCAAGGCGAATTGGAAGCCTTGCAGGATGGCATTCGCCCGTTGGATGCCCAAGCGCTGGAATCGTTACTCGCCGACGTATTGCGGCTGAACCGGCTGACCGACGATTTATACCAGCTGGCATTATCCGATCAAGGTGCCTTGAGTTACCGTAAAAACGACATCGATCCCCTGCAAGTTTTGACCGGCGACCTAGCGGCTTTATTACCGGCGTTCCAGCAAAAACACATTAGCGTCGAACTGCACGATAAAACGCAACGCAATCTGCTGTTACACGCCGATCCCGACCGGCTTTCGCAACTCTTCCGTAATATATTGAATAACAGCGTCAATTACACCGATCCGGACGGCAAACTGGAAATCGGCGTTACCATCCGGGGCGAAAAACACCTGTTGATCGAATTCTCGGACAGCGCCCCCGGGGTATCCGAAGCGGATAGGCTGCATTTATTCGAACGCTTTTACCGGGTGGAAGGGTCACGCAGCAGATATTACGGCGGGGCAGGTTTGGGCTTGGCTATTTGCAGCAACATTGTAGCCGCGCATAACGGCTCTATCAGCGCTCATCCCTCTTCGTTAGGCGGTTTGGCTATCCGCATCGAACTCCCCATACAACCGCAATGA
- a CDS encoding response regulator: MNDTPRLLIVEDELKLAQLAADYLHNAGFDSQILTAGDLVLPWLRQQHADLILLDLMLPRVDGLTLCREIRSFSQVPIIMVTARVEEIDRLLGLELGADDYICKPYSPREMVARVKAVLRRLPHPDAPVAPPLSATLLRLNADRLSVAAAAKEIELTAVEFQLLQTLQRRPGHIFSRAVLMELIYQDQRIVSDRTIDSHIKKLRKKLQDLLPGQELIHSVYGAGYRFDPPEAD, from the coding sequence ATGAACGACACGCCCCGACTTTTAATCGTAGAAGACGAACTCAAACTGGCTCAACTAGCCGCCGATTATTTGCATAACGCAGGTTTTGACAGCCAAATTCTTACGGCCGGAGATTTGGTGTTGCCCTGGCTGCGGCAGCAGCATGCCGATTTGATCTTACTGGATCTGATGTTGCCGCGGGTAGACGGCTTAACGCTTTGCCGAGAAATTCGCAGCTTCAGCCAAGTACCCATCATCATGGTAACGGCACGGGTAGAGGAAATCGATCGCTTGCTGGGGCTGGAATTGGGGGCGGACGACTATATTTGCAAACCTTACAGCCCGCGGGAAATGGTTGCCCGGGTTAAAGCGGTGCTGCGGCGTTTGCCGCACCCGGACGCCCCAGTAGCGCCACCTTTATCGGCAACTCTGCTGCGCTTGAACGCCGATCGTTTAAGCGTGGCGGCGGCAGCCAAAGAAATCGAATTGACCGCGGTGGAATTCCAGCTGTTGCAGACCTTACAACGGCGGCCGGGACATATATTCTCCAGAGCGGTACTGATGGAGCTGATTTATCAAGATCAACGCATCGTCTCCGACCGAACCATAGACAGCCACATCAAAAAACTACGCAAAAAGCTGCAAGACCTGCTGCCGGGGCAAGAGCTGATACATTCGGTTTACGGTGCCGGCTACCGTTTCGATCCACCCGAGGCGGATTAA
- a CDS encoding Spy/CpxP family protein refolding chaperone, translated as MNKTIIAIALAVTVPFAVIAASQTEGEPNQYHRGDRIERMTKELNLSDQQKTQLKDIFQQHHQKHEALRQELRQQLQTVLSAEQLAKFDEKRKNRHEKWRHRPEEQDAPKERDADN; from the coding sequence ATGAACAAAACCATAATTGCAATCGCCTTAGCCGTTACTGTGCCGTTCGCAGTGATTGCCGCCTCTCAAACGGAGGGCGAACCCAATCAATACCACAGAGGCGATCGTATCGAACGGATGACCAAAGAACTAAACTTATCCGACCAGCAAAAAACCCAATTGAAGGACATTTTTCAGCAACATCACCAAAAGCACGAAGCGTTACGGCAGGAATTGCGCCAACAGCTACAAACCGTATTGAGTGCCGAGCAATTGGCTAAATTCGACGAAAAACGTAAAAATCGCCACGAGAAATGGCGCCACAGACCGGAAGAGCAAGACGCTCCCAAAGAGCGCGACGCGGATAACTAA
- a CDS encoding response regulator transcription factor, producing the protein MRLLLVEDDAILGDGLKAGLTLEGYAVDWLTDGKQADEALRLNHYDLVVLDLNLPRMDGLSILKTLRKRKDNTPVLVLTARDGVSERIAGLDSGADDFVCKPFDLAEVCARLRALARRNEGHASPLLEHKGVVIDPAAHQVTYNGAAVELSQKEYEILNYLMSHIGHVTSRARLEEALYAWGSEVESNAVEVHIHHLRKKLEAGLIRTIRGVGYVIDHD; encoded by the coding sequence ATGCGACTGCTATTGGTAGAAGACGATGCCATTCTCGGCGACGGCTTGAAAGCCGGTTTAACCTTGGAAGGTTACGCGGTGGACTGGTTGACGGACGGCAAACAAGCCGACGAAGCGTTACGCCTGAACCATTACGACTTGGTGGTGCTGGACCTGAATCTGCCGCGCATGGACGGCCTCAGCATTCTGAAAACCCTGCGCAAACGCAAGGACAACACCCCGGTGTTGGTGTTGACCGCGCGCGACGGCGTATCCGAACGAATCGCCGGACTGGACAGCGGCGCGGACGATTTCGTCTGCAAGCCGTTCGATTTGGCCGAAGTCTGCGCCCGCTTACGGGCTCTGGCCCGCCGCAACGAAGGCCACGCGTCGCCGCTGCTGGAGCACAAAGGCGTGGTGATAGATCCGGCCGCTCACCAGGTCACCTATAACGGCGCGGCGGTGGAGTTGTCGCAAAAAGAATACGAAATTCTGAATTATCTAATGAGCCACATCGGCCACGTCACCTCGCGAGCCCGCTTGGAAGAAGCTTTATACGCCTGGGGTTCGGAGGTGGAAAGCAATGCGGTGGAAGTGCATATCCACCATTTGCGCAAGAAGTTGGAGGCCGGTTTAATCCGCACCATACGCGGCGTGGGTTACGTCATAGACCACGATTAG
- a CDS encoding ATP-binding protein: MRLRPRSLRKQLLLSLLSSLLLVWGGTVYVSYQQTRDEITQLFNADLAQSARVVHAFVENLLQQRRLTKLWDQDKSPDLFYMPILGHKYERKIAFQLRSVKEGVVLRSESAPEFALSLTRNGYSETTIDGQLWHVFSISTENGDYVIHTSQRDDIRRELVKSLANQQILAMLLALPVLGLVIWWSIRLTLRPVNRLKEQLAAREVNNLQPLPLQGLPDEVIPIVQQLNDLFELLHRAFANERNFTSDASHELKTPLAGLMTQLQVAQKAPDDRMRAQALQKCQQAVTRMTHMVQQLLTLSRVQHQNLQLGRQRVDLNQAIINAIAELEFSAHAKQIEIELASPGKIEIEADAQLLGILLRNLLDNAIKYTPAGGRVLAELVLENRRVTLHVQDSGPGVADQDYERISQRFYRCVETAQSAEGSGLGLSIVQRIIRLHGADIGFSKAELGGLKASLSFDVAAKTG; encoded by the coding sequence TTGAGATTGCGCCCGCGCTCGCTTCGCAAGCAGCTGTTGCTGTCGCTGCTGTCGTCGCTATTGCTGGTTTGGGGAGGCACTGTTTATGTCAGTTACCAGCAAACCCGCGACGAAATCACCCAATTGTTCAACGCCGACTTGGCCCAATCGGCCCGGGTAGTGCACGCCTTCGTGGAAAACTTGCTGCAACAACGGCGCCTGACCAAATTGTGGGACCAGGACAAATCGCCCGATTTGTTCTACATGCCGATCTTGGGGCATAAATACGAACGCAAGATCGCCTTTCAATTGCGCTCTGTCAAAGAAGGCGTGGTGCTGCGCTCCGAAAGCGCGCCGGAGTTTGCACTGTCACTAACCCGTAACGGCTACAGCGAAACCACCATCGACGGCCAATTGTGGCACGTGTTCAGCATCAGCACGGAAAACGGCGACTACGTGATCCACACCAGCCAGCGCGACGACATTCGCCGCGAATTGGTCAAATCGTTGGCCAACCAGCAAATCCTGGCCATGTTGTTGGCCTTACCGGTGTTGGGCCTGGTCATCTGGTGGAGCATTCGCTTAACCCTAAGACCGGTCAACCGGCTCAAGGAGCAACTGGCGGCCCGCGAGGTCAACAATCTGCAGCCCTTGCCTTTACAGGGTCTGCCCGACGAGGTGATCCCCATCGTCCAACAGTTGAACGACTTGTTCGAATTGTTGCACCGTGCTTTCGCCAATGAGCGCAATTTCACCTCCGACGCTTCGCACGAATTGAAAACCCCGCTGGCCGGGCTGATGACCCAGTTGCAAGTGGCGCAAAAAGCCCCGGACGACCGGATGCGCGCCCAAGCCTTGCAAAAATGTCAGCAAGCGGTTACCCGGATGACCCATATGGTGCAGCAATTATTGACCTTATCGCGCGTGCAGCATCAAAACCTGCAACTCGGCCGGCAGCGGGTGGACTTGAATCAAGCCATCATCAACGCCATCGCCGAATTGGAATTTTCCGCGCACGCCAAGCAGATCGAAATCGAGCTGGCGAGTCCCGGGAAGATCGAAATCGAGGCCGACGCCCAATTGCTGGGAATTTTATTGCGCAATTTATTGGACAACGCGATCAAATATACCCCGGCCGGCGGCCGAGTGTTGGCCGAACTGGTGCTGGAAAACCGACGCGTAACGCTGCACGTCCAAGACAGCGGCCCCGGCGTGGCCGACCAAGATTACGAACGCATCAGCCAGCGTTTTTACCGTTGCGTGGAAACCGCGCAAAGTGCGGAAGGCAGCGGCTTGGGCCTGTCCATCGTGCAGCGCATCATCCGCCTGCACGGCGCGGATATCGGCTTTTCCAAGGCCGAACTCGGCGGCTTGAAAGCATCTTTGAGTTTCGATGTAGCGGCAAAGACGGGCTGA